Genomic segment of Fusobacterium sp. SYSU M8D902:
AGATATATGGTATAATACTCTCAATGAGAGAGGAGGAATAGTATATGAATTTAAATACCAAACAATTTGAAGCTGTCACTACTACAGAAGGTCCACTTCTTCTTATCTCTGGACCTGGTTCTGGAAAAACTAGAACACTGGTAGAAAGAACTATATACCTTTTAACTGAAAAAAAAGTTAAACCTGAAAATATTTTTCTCTCTACCTTTACAGAAAAGGCTGCTAGAGAATTGATTACAAGAATATCTGAACGATTGAAAGAGTTGGGACACAAGATAAATCTATATGAGATGTATATTGGAACACTACACTCAATATTTTTAAGACTCATTGATGAAAATATTGAATACTCTTTCTTTAGATCAGGGTATAGAGTATTAGATGATGTTGACCAACAATTTTTTATATATAGTAGAATTAAAAATTTTAGTGAGTTAGAGGGGTATCGTGAATTTTTTAGGGATATTCCTGCTAATAACAGTTGGGAGAGAAGTCAAAAGATATTATTCTGGTTAAATAAAATCAATGAAGAGGGAAGAAGATTAGATAATCTCAAAACTGAAAATAAAAAAATCCTATTTTTAAAGAGTGCTCATAAGAGATATCACGAGATGCTAGTAGAAGAGAATATCATAGATTTTACAACTATTCAAAGAGAGATGTATAGAATACTCCACAATGAAGAGGTTCTTGAAAAATTAAAAAATAAAATGCACTACATAATGATAGATGAATATCAAGATACCAATAGTATCCAAGAAAAAATAATCTTTTTGCTTGGTGAAAAATATAAAAATATCTGTGTTGTAGGTGATGATGATCAAGGAATTTATCGTTTTAGAGGAGCTTCCATTAAAAACATTCTCCAATTTCCAGAGAGATTTGAACAGGGAGTGTGTAAAAAAATAAATTTAGATATCAATTATCGTTCACACGAAGATATTATTAGATTTTGTAACAGGTGGATAAATCTCATCAATTGGAGAGAGTTCCGTTTTAGAAAAGATATTGTCCCTCCTGCTGATAGCTCTTTTCCAGACTATAGTGGAGTAGTCAGAATAGGTGGAGATTCTGAAAAAAAATGGAAGGATAATATATATAAATTTATTAAAAATTTAAAAACTACAAATAAGATCGAAGACTATAGTCAAGTAGCATTTCTTTTTAGAAGTGTTCAATCATCCAATGTAAAAGAGCTAAAAAAACATCTAGAAAGTTTAGGTATTCCTATATACTCACCTAGATCAAAAGATTTTTTTGATAGATCAGAGATAAAATTGGTAATTGGGGCTCTTTTAGTATATTTTCCACACTGTAAATATCTAATACTTGATGAGGTACAAAATCGTGGAAATAGAATTTTTGATTACTATAAAGAGTGTCTTACTCTTCTTAAAAAAGTTATAAAAAATGATGAAGAACTCTATAGCTGGTTAGTTGAAAAAAGAAAAGAGAACTCATATGAAACGACTCTTTTTATTCCAAGTTTTAGAAAAATATTTTACTCTCTTCTCCAATTTGATACTTTTAAAAATTTTATTAAAATTGATATCAACAATGTAAAAGAGGGAAGAGAGACTTACAACTTAGGAGTTTTTTCTGAACTCTTAGAAAAATTTGAAAGATTATCAAAGGTTGAAGATATTCAAAAAGATGATGTTGAAAAAGTTATAAAATACTTTTTTAATGTTTATTTAAAAAATCTCTACCATAAAAAAATTGATGAATATGAAAATAAAGAGGAGTTCCCTTTAGGAGCAATTCCATTTTTAACTTTTCATCAAGCTAAGGGTCTTGAATTTCCTATTGTTATTGTAGGCTCTTTAGATTCAACTCCAGCTTTCAAGGAGAAAACTGAAGAGGACGTACTATGTGAACTTTTGAGATTAGATGATAATTTTGAACCTAGAGATAAGAAGAGTGAGTTTGATTTTTGGAGAATATACTATACAGCCTTTTCTCGTGCTCAAAATCTTCTAGTTCTTACTAGCATAGAGAATAGATCTGGAAAAAATGAACTTCCTTCACGAACTTTTAGATCTATCTATGAATCAATTCCATATGTTACTGATGAAAAATTTAAATTGGAAAACTTGAATGTTGAAACTTTAAAAAAAGTTGAGATAAAACCACTTCTATCTTATACTGGGCATATTCTTCTCTATGATTTTTGCCCTTTAAAATATAGATTTATTAAGGATTTTAAATTTAAACCGTTCTATTCTAAGGACACTTTTTATGGAATTTTTGTACATAGGGTAATTGAAAAGGTTCACAGAGATTTTCTAGCAAATCTTTTTGATAATAATTTAGAGGAGATTATCAACGATATTGGTAACTCTTTAGAAAAAGAACTTAAAACCAACTTCCCAGTAGAGATTCGTGAAAAAGTTAGATACCATATTAGTAACTATCTTGAAAATAGCAATTTAGAAGATATAGTTGCCACTGAATTTGAAGCATACAGTATTGAAAAAAACTATATTATGATTGGTACTTTGGATCTTGTTAAAAAAACTCCTTTGGGAATAGAGATTATTGATTTTAAAACAGGTAAATTTGATAAAAGTAGATTTGAAATCTATAAACATCAATTGGAGATCTATGCTTATCTTTTAAAGGACAAATACTCCTTAGAAAATATTAAGGCATCTCTCTATTATATTGATGAGGAAAATTCTAAAATTGAGATTGATTTAGATAGTTCTAACATTGAAAAAAGTGTTGAAAAATTTGATATAATCGCATCTGAACTTTTAAAGAAAAATTTTCCACCAAGAAAATTTGATGATAAATGTTCTAAATGTGAGTTTAATTATTATTGTATGATTAAGGAGGAATCTTGAAGCAAAATTATGATTTACTAATGGAAAAGGAGATAGAAAAAATTCAAAACTTGGAAAGAAAACCAAAACTTCTTCTGCACTCTTGTTGTGCTCCTTGTAGCTGTGCTGTAATAGAGTATCTTTTAAAATATTTCCATATTACAATATTTTTCTATAATCCTAACATTACATTTGAAGATGAATATACTAAAAGATTGGAGGAGCAAAAAAAATATCTAGAGGAGAGAAACTATCCTATTGAAGTTATCGAGGGAAGGTATAGTCCTCGAGAGGATTTTTTTGAAAAAGTCAAGGGATTAGAGAAAGTAAAAGAGGGAGGAGAAAGATGTTTTAGTTGTTATGGTCTGCGTTTGGAAGAAACTGCCTTAAAAGCTAA
This window contains:
- a CDS encoding ATP-dependent DNA helicase translates to MNLNTKQFEAVTTTEGPLLLISGPGSGKTRTLVERTIYLLTEKKVKPENIFLSTFTEKAARELITRISERLKELGHKINLYEMYIGTLHSIFLRLIDENIEYSFFRSGYRVLDDVDQQFFIYSRIKNFSELEGYREFFRDIPANNSWERSQKILFWLNKINEEGRRLDNLKTENKKILFLKSAHKRYHEMLVEENIIDFTTIQREMYRILHNEEVLEKLKNKMHYIMIDEYQDTNSIQEKIIFLLGEKYKNICVVGDDDQGIYRFRGASIKNILQFPERFEQGVCKKINLDINYRSHEDIIRFCNRWINLINWREFRFRKDIVPPADSSFPDYSGVVRIGGDSEKKWKDNIYKFIKNLKTTNKIEDYSQVAFLFRSVQSSNVKELKKHLESLGIPIYSPRSKDFFDRSEIKLVIGALLVYFPHCKYLILDEVQNRGNRIFDYYKECLTLLKKVIKNDEELYSWLVEKRKENSYETTLFIPSFRKIFYSLLQFDTFKNFIKIDINNVKEGRETYNLGVFSELLEKFERLSKVEDIQKDDVEKVIKYFFNVYLKNLYHKKIDEYENKEEFPLGAIPFLTFHQAKGLEFPIVIVGSLDSTPAFKEKTEEDVLCELLRLDDNFEPRDKKSEFDFWRIYYTAFSRAQNLLVLTSIENRSGKNELPSRTFRSIYESIPYVTDEKFKLENLNVETLKKVEIKPLLSYTGHILLYDFCPLKYRFIKDFKFKPFYSKDTFYGIFVHRVIEKVHRDFLANLFDNNLEEIINDIGNSLEKELKTNFPVEIREKVRYHISNYLENSNLEDIVATEFEAYSIEKNYIMIGTLDLVKKTPLGIEIIDFKTGKFDKSRFEIYKHQLEIYAYLLKDKYSLENIKASLYYIDEENSKIEIDLDSSNIEKSVEKFDIIASELLKKNFPPRKFDDKCSKCEFNYYCMIKEES
- a CDS encoding epoxyqueuosine reductase QueH gives rise to the protein MKQNYDLLMEKEIEKIQNLERKPKLLLHSCCAPCSCAVIEYLLKYFHITIFFYNPNITFEDEYTKRLEEQKKYLEERNYPIEVIEGRYSPREDFFEKVKGLEKVKEGGERCFSCYGLRLEETALKAKELEFDYFSTALSISPMKNSQWINELGESLGEKYQVKFLNGDFKKKNRYAQSVNISKEYNLYRQDYCGCVFSKMEREEYKKIKESSQTTV